A part of Candidatus Chlamydia corallus genomic DNA contains:
- a CDS encoding esterase/lipase family protein, which yields MKKFLLTILFLAVGTPLFSETSVIQTLPSGIGGLKETSQKKESVVCVHAFLRSYTSLKPIARVLEKEHYDVFIWNYETRKFTLERHAEHLNLLLKKIAELKPGVPINFVTHSIGGVIVRVALARPDCPEEAKKGKAILMAPPNAGSTLARRYRCVKFVQFVFGGKLGRQLLTYCPTKMLNIAKLPASLDVLILSGNKHSKFLPFRLPYENDGKVCTIETKLDTPHKTYVIHTSHTYIINNRKSLYLMKEFLKEGNKTSIIEDTPEAALEQTVMEDKQKNSRLKPYPNQDVYVIHCFGSRPYNLYGFPKKWNPSQKSEIGLEKLEK from the coding sequence ATGAAGAAATTTTTATTAACTATACTCTTTCTAGCTGTTGGTACTCCTTTATTCTCGGAAACCTCAGTAATCCAAACCCTTCCGTCTGGAATCGGGGGCTTAAAGGAAACCTCTCAGAAAAAAGAATCCGTTGTCTGCGTGCACGCATTCTTAAGATCCTATACATCCTTAAAACCCATTGCTCGCGTTCTAGAAAAAGAACACTACGATGTCTTTATTTGGAATTACGAAACTCGTAAGTTTACTCTAGAAAGGCATGCCGAACACTTGAATCTCTTGCTCAAAAAAATTGCTGAACTCAAGCCTGGAGTTCCTATCAACTTCGTAACTCATTCTATTGGAGGAGTGATTGTTCGTGTCGCACTTGCTCGCCCAGACTGTCCTGAAGAAGCCAAGAAAGGAAAAGCCATTCTTATGGCTCCTCCAAATGCAGGGTCTACACTCGCAAGACGCTACAGATGTGTAAAATTCGTACAGTTCGTATTCGGAGGAAAATTAGGAAGACAACTCCTAACATACTGCCCTACAAAGATGTTAAATATCGCGAAACTGCCCGCATCTTTAGACGTTCTCATTCTTAGCGGGAACAAACATAGCAAATTCCTTCCCTTCCGCCTGCCCTATGAAAATGATGGCAAGGTATGTACTATAGAGACGAAACTAGATACACCACATAAAACTTATGTTATCCATACCAGCCATACCTATATCATTAATAATAGGAAGTCTCTCTATCTTATGAAGGAGTTTTTAAAAGAGGGAAATAAAACCTCTATAATTGAGGACACTCCAGAAGCAGCTCTAGAACAAACCGTTATGGAAGACAAACAGAAGAATTCAAGACTTAAGCCCTATCCTAACCAGGACGTCTACGTTATACACTGCTTTGGTTCTCGTCCCTATAACCTTTACGGATTCCCCAAAAAATGGAACCCTAGCCAAAAAAGCGAAATAGGTCTTGAAAAGTTAGAAAAATAA
- a CDS encoding metal ABC transporter ATP-binding protein, protein MNYKNETFWSVHNLCVNYEHAAVLYHVSFSLGKGSLTAILGPNGAGKSTLLKASLGLVKPSSGAIYFFNQKFKKVRQRIAYMPQRASVDWDFPMTVLDLVLMGCYSYKGMWARISLDDRREALNILERVGLESLADRQIGQLSGGQQQRAFLARALMQKADLYLMDELFSAIDMASFKTSVEVLRELRDQGKTIVVVHHDLSHVRQLFDHVVLLNKRLICCGPTDECLNGDTIFQTYGCEIELLEHTLKLSRGKQFGAC, encoded by the coding sequence TTGAATTACAAGAATGAGACTTTCTGGTCTGTACACAACCTTTGTGTAAACTATGAACATGCGGCCGTTCTTTATCACGTATCCTTTTCTTTGGGGAAAGGGTCTTTAACCGCTATTTTAGGTCCTAATGGAGCTGGTAAAAGCACTCTTTTAAAGGCTTCGTTAGGTTTAGTCAAGCCCTCTTCAGGGGCTATTTATTTTTTTAATCAAAAATTTAAAAAGGTACGTCAGCGCATAGCTTATATGCCTCAGAGAGCTAGCGTAGATTGGGATTTTCCCATGACTGTCTTAGATTTAGTCCTTATGGGTTGCTACAGCTATAAAGGCATGTGGGCGCGAATTTCTTTGGACGATCGAAGGGAAGCCCTTAATATCTTAGAAAGAGTTGGTTTAGAATCTTTAGCAGATAGGCAAATAGGACAGCTCTCAGGAGGACAGCAGCAAAGAGCATTTTTAGCACGTGCTTTGATGCAAAAAGCAGATTTATATCTTATGGACGAGCTGTTTTCTGCTATTGATATGGCTTCGTTTAAGACATCTGTAGAGGTCTTGCGTGAGCTTCGAGATCAAGGAAAGACCATAGTTGTTGTTCATCATGACCTGAGTCACGTACGTCAGCTATTTGATCATGTAGTTTTATTGAATAAGCGTTTGATTTGTTGTGGTCCTACTGATGAGTGTCTGAATGGAGATACCATTTTCCAAACATATGGTTGTGAAATTGAACTTTTGGAACATACCTTGAAACTCTCTCGAGGAAAACAATTTGGAGCGTGTTGA
- a CDS encoding metal ABC transporter permease, whose amino-acid sequence MVLGLSPYYGVSFFEFFLVFFSRLFSGSLFSGSLYIDDVQVIVFLAISCSGAFAGTFLVLRKMAMYANAVSHTVLFGLVCVCLFTNQLTTLSLSTLTLAAMATAVLTGFLIYFIRNTFKVSEESSTALVFSLLFSLSLVLLVFMTKNAHIGTELVLGNADSLTQEDIFPVTTVILANAVITILAFRSLVCASFDSVFASSIGIPIRFIDYLIILQLSACLVGAFKAVGVLMALAFLIIPGLIAKIIAKSIGGLMAWSLIFSITTAFSAPACSRAILSAYGVGLSTSGISVVLLTIMYILVKFTSYFRRSFSKHSDKIHQESSQ is encoded by the coding sequence ATGGTTTTGGGACTTTCTCCATATTATGGAGTATCTTTTTTCGAATTTTTCTTGGTCTTTTTTTCGCGACTGTTTTCTGGGAGTCTTTTCTCTGGTTCTCTATATATTGATGATGTTCAGGTTATAGTGTTTCTTGCTATTTCGTGTTCTGGTGCATTTGCAGGAACATTTTTAGTCTTGCGAAAGATGGCTATGTATGCTAACGCTGTCTCTCACACCGTGCTTTTTGGTTTGGTCTGTGTTTGTTTGTTTACAAATCAACTGACTACACTCTCTTTGAGTACCCTAACTCTTGCGGCAATGGCAACAGCTGTACTTACAGGATTTCTTATTTACTTTATTCGTAATACGTTCAAAGTTTCAGAAGAGAGCAGCACTGCTCTAGTCTTTTCCTTATTATTTTCTCTTAGCCTTGTTTTACTGGTCTTTATGACAAAGAATGCTCATATAGGCACGGAGCTTGTATTAGGAAATGCCGATTCTTTAACGCAAGAAGATATTTTTCCTGTGACTACTGTTATTTTGGCTAATGCTGTGATCACTATCCTTGCATTCCGCAGTTTAGTTTGCGCTTCTTTTGACTCTGTATTCGCCTCGTCTATAGGGATACCGATTCGATTCATCGATTATTTAATTATTTTGCAACTTTCTGCATGTCTTGTAGGAGCTTTTAAGGCGGTAGGTGTATTAATGGCTCTTGCTTTTCTGATCATTCCAGGACTTATTGCTAAGATTATCGCGAAATCCATAGGGGGTCTTATGGCATGGTCTTTAATTTTTAGTATTACTACGGCATTTTCAGCTCCTGCATGTTCGAGAGCTATTCTTAGTGCTTATGGCGTGGGGCTATCAACTTCGGGGATATCTGTAGTACTGTTGACGATCATGTATATCTTGGTTAAATTTACGAGCTATTTTCGACGCAGTTTTTCTAAGCATTCCGACAAAATACATCAAGAAAGTTCGCAATAA
- the dxr gene encoding 1-deoxy-D-xylulose-5-phosphate reductoisomerase, with protein sequence MKHLAVLGSTGSIGRQTLEIVRRYPLKFKIISIASYGNNAELFFEQIEEFSPLAAAVYNKEVYKEACQRFPHIQFFLGQEGLTELCIMDAVTTVVAASSGIEALPAILESMKKGKTLALANKEILVCAGELISKTAKQYSVEVLPIDSEHNALYQCLEGRAVEGIKRLILTASGGPLLNKSLEELSRVTKEDVLRHPIWNMGPKVTVDSSTLVNKGLEIIEAYWLFGLNNVEILAIIHPQSLIHGMVEFADGSVISIMNPPDMLFPIQYALTAPERLPSPREGIDFSKKQTLEFFPVDEERFPSIRLAREVLEKEGSSGSFFNAANEVLVRRFLSEEISWCDILQKLTTLMECHKVYACHSLEDILEVDGEARALAQEI encoded by the coding sequence TTGAAACATTTAGCTGTTCTTGGGTCAACAGGTAGTATTGGTCGTCAAACATTAGAAATTGTTAGGCGTTATCCTTTAAAATTTAAAATTATTTCTATAGCTTCTTATGGGAATAATGCAGAATTATTTTTCGAGCAAATAGAAGAGTTTTCCCCATTAGCTGCTGCGGTCTATAATAAAGAGGTTTATAAAGAGGCTTGTCAGCGATTCCCTCATATTCAATTTTTTCTAGGACAGGAGGGATTAACAGAGCTTTGTATCATGGATGCTGTGACTACTGTTGTTGCTGCTTCTTCAGGAATCGAGGCACTGCCAGCAATTCTAGAATCTATGAAAAAAGGAAAGACGCTTGCTTTAGCAAACAAAGAGATTTTAGTTTGTGCTGGAGAATTGATTTCTAAGACTGCAAAGCAATATAGCGTTGAGGTTCTTCCTATCGATAGCGAACATAATGCTTTGTATCAATGTTTAGAAGGAAGAGCTGTTGAGGGAATTAAGAGGCTAATTCTTACAGCTTCTGGAGGGCCTTTGCTCAACAAGTCATTAGAAGAGCTTTCTCGTGTGACAAAAGAAGATGTTTTGCGTCATCCTATATGGAATATGGGACCAAAAGTCACAGTGGATTCTTCAACATTAGTGAACAAGGGTCTTGAAATTATAGAGGCCTATTGGTTGTTTGGTTTAAACAATGTCGAAATCCTAGCTATAATTCATCCTCAAAGCTTAATCCATGGTATGGTAGAATTTGCAGATGGGAGTGTGATTTCTATAATGAATCCTCCCGACATGCTCTTTCCGATACAGTATGCTTTAACAGCTCCAGAGCGTTTGCCATCTCCTAGGGAAGGTATCGATTTTTCAAAGAAACAGACTTTAGAATTTTTCCCAGTAGATGAGGAGCGATTCCCTAGTATTCGTTTAGCACGAGAGGTCTTAGAGAAAGAGGGGTCTTCTGGGAGCTTTTTTAATGCAGCCAATGAAGTATTAGTACGAAGGTTCCTTTCCGAAGAAATTTCTTGGTGTGACATTTTACAAAAATTAACGACTCTTATGGAATGTCATAAGGTTTATGCCTGCCACTCTTTAGAAGATATTTTAGAGGTAGATGGTGAGGCTAGAGCTCTTGCTCAAGAAATATAA
- a CDS encoding M50 family metallopeptidase, with translation MTIIYFILAALALGVLVLIHELGHLIVAKAVGMAVESFSIGFGPALFKKRIGGIEYRIGCIPFGGYVRIRGMEHTKEKGEKSKIESVYDIPNGFFSKSPWKRIFVLFAGPFANILLALLAFSILYMNGGRNKNYNDCSRVVGWVHPVLQAEGLIPGDEIRVCNGKPYGGDKEMLTTSLLEGHLNLEITRPGYLAVPSKEFSIDVGFDPTKLGVPCSGASYLLYHDQVSLPVNSPMKNSQLRPNDRLVWMDGTLLFSMAQVSQILNESYAFVKVTRNGEILFSRQPRVLASVLHYTPYLRNELIDTQYEAGLKGKWSSLYTLPYVINSYGYVEGELTSIDPESPFPQSQERLQLGDRILAIDGTPVSGSVDILRLVQNHWVSIIVQQMSDQELEEVNSLDADKKFIASYHSKDLLQILNHLGEPKEVKIAGPYRLLDPIEPRPWIDVYSSESLDKQLELAKKIKNKDKQRYYLERLDAEKQKPSLGISLKDLKVKYNPSPVVLLVNITKESLITLKALVTGHLSPRWLSGPVGIVQILHTGWSVGFSEALFWTGLISMNLAVLNLLPIPVLDGGYILLCLWEVVTRRRLNMKIVGRILVPFTFLLIVFFIFLTFQDLFRFFG, from the coding sequence ATGACAATAATCTATTTTATTCTAGCAGCCCTAGCTTTAGGGGTTTTAGTGTTAATTCATGAACTTGGTCATTTGATAGTAGCAAAAGCTGTAGGAATGGCTGTAGAGAGTTTTAGCATAGGTTTTGGTCCTGCTTTATTTAAAAAGCGCATAGGCGGCATAGAGTATCGCATTGGTTGCATTCCTTTTGGAGGTTATGTTCGCATCAGAGGTATGGAACATACAAAAGAAAAAGGAGAGAAAAGCAAGATAGAGTCTGTCTATGATATTCCGAATGGATTTTTTAGTAAGTCTCCTTGGAAAAGAATATTCGTTCTTTTTGCTGGTCCTTTTGCCAATATTTTACTGGCTCTTCTTGCTTTCAGTATTCTTTACATGAATGGAGGAAGAAATAAAAATTATAACGATTGTTCTCGAGTTGTTGGTTGGGTGCACCCCGTTTTACAGGCTGAAGGATTGATTCCTGGAGATGAGATTCGCGTGTGTAATGGTAAGCCTTATGGAGGAGACAAGGAGATGCTAACGACCTCTTTATTAGAGGGGCATCTCAATTTAGAGATCACACGCCCAGGATATTTGGCGGTTCCTAGCAAAGAGTTCTCTATTGATGTGGGGTTTGATCCTACTAAATTGGGGGTGCCGTGTTCTGGAGCGAGTTATCTTTTGTATCATGATCAGGTGTCACTACCCGTGAATTCTCCTATGAAGAATTCACAATTACGTCCGAATGATCGTTTAGTCTGGATGGATGGAACACTTCTTTTTTCTATGGCTCAGGTATCTCAGATACTAAATGAGTCTTATGCTTTTGTTAAAGTGACACGTAATGGAGAAATCTTATTTTCTCGTCAACCTAGGGTATTGGCTTCGGTTTTACACTATACTCCCTATCTGCGTAATGAGCTCATAGATACGCAGTATGAGGCAGGCCTTAAAGGTAAATGGTCTTCGCTATATACTTTGCCTTATGTAATCAATAGTTATGGATACGTTGAAGGTGAGCTTACCTCTATAGATCCAGAGTCTCCTTTCCCACAATCTCAAGAGAGATTACAACTTGGGGACCGCATTTTAGCTATTGACGGAACTCCTGTTTCGGGAAGTGTGGATATTTTACGTCTTGTTCAGAATCACTGGGTTTCTATTATTGTGCAGCAAATGAGTGATCAAGAACTTGAAGAGGTGAATTCTCTAGATGCCGACAAGAAGTTTATCGCGTCGTATCATTCCAAAGATCTGCTACAAATTTTGAATCACCTTGGAGAGCCCAAAGAAGTAAAAATAGCAGGTCCTTACCGTCTTTTGGATCCTATTGAGCCTCGTCCTTGGATTGATGTTTATTCTTCAGAGAGTTTAGATAAACAGCTGGAACTGGCTAAGAAGATTAAGAATAAGGATAAACAAAGATACTATCTAGAACGTCTTGATGCTGAAAAGCAAAAACCATCTTTAGGAATATCTTTAAAAGATCTTAAGGTGAAATACAATCCTTCACCCGTGGTTCTCTTAGTAAATATTACTAAGGAAAGTTTGATCACATTGAAAGCACTGGTTACTGGACATTTGAGTCCGCGGTGGCTTTCTGGACCCGTGGGTATTGTGCAAATCTTACATACGGGATGGTCGGTAGGATTTTCTGAAGCGCTCTTTTGGACAGGCCTAATTAGTATGAATTTGGCTGTATTGAATTTGCTTCCTATTCCTGTTTTGGATGGAGGCTATATTCTTCTATGTTTGTGGGAGGTAGTCACAAGAAGACGTTTGAATATGAAGATTGTGGGAAGGATCTTGGTTCCTTTCACATTTTTGTTGATTGTTTTCTTTATTTTTCTAACTTTTCAAGACCTATTTCGCTTTTTTGGCTAG
- the recF gene encoding DNA replication/repair protein RecF (All proteins in this family for which functions are known are DNA-binding proteins that assist the filamentation of RecA onto DNA for the initiation of recombination or recombinational repair.), with protein MKICSLKLQNFRNHSDLEISLAPKLNYIVGKNAQGKTNLLEALYVLSLGRSFRTQHLTETITFGSPHFFLETQFERDQLSQALSIYTDKQGKKIFYNQNPIKTLSQLIGKVPIVLFSSKDRLLISGAPADRRLFLNLLLSQCDSQYTHALSYYHRALQQRNALLKSKQTSTVAIWDEQLIKHGTYLSIQRFLCSQKLTALCKELWSNNLKEQLALKFKSSLIKNSDISETTIAEEFHKQLSTSLPRDLEWGSTSIGPHREDFLLTINQMPVSQFSSEGQKHSLLAILRLAECLYLKQAHNVSPLVCLDDIHAGLDNERIGQLLDLAPSLGQTVITSTRIHQELPKKSLILSINNAQVSEQII; from the coding sequence ATGAAAATCTGCTCTCTGAAGCTACAAAATTTTCGCAACCATAGTGATTTAGAAATCTCACTAGCCCCTAAGCTCAACTATATTGTTGGGAAAAATGCCCAAGGAAAAACAAACCTCTTAGAAGCGCTTTACGTTTTATCTCTAGGAAGGTCTTTTCGAACACAACACCTCACAGAAACCATCACCTTTGGGTCTCCCCATTTCTTCTTAGAAACACAATTCGAGAGAGACCAACTTTCTCAAGCGCTATCCATCTATACAGATAAACAGGGAAAAAAGATCTTCTACAACCAAAATCCCATAAAAACCTTATCTCAGCTTATAGGAAAAGTACCTATCGTCCTCTTCTCTTCAAAAGACCGCCTCCTAATTTCAGGAGCTCCTGCGGATCGTCGTCTCTTCCTCAACCTGCTTTTATCTCAATGTGATAGCCAGTATACCCACGCCTTATCATACTATCATCGCGCCCTCCAACAAAGAAATGCTCTCTTGAAAAGCAAGCAAACATCCACTGTTGCCATCTGGGACGAACAACTAATTAAGCACGGTACGTACCTATCAATCCAACGTTTTCTCTGTAGTCAGAAACTCACAGCTTTATGCAAAGAACTCTGGTCCAACAATCTAAAGGAACAGCTAGCCTTAAAATTTAAGAGCTCCTTAATCAAAAATTCTGATATTTCTGAAACTACTATTGCTGAGGAATTTCATAAACAACTCTCTACATCCCTTCCCCGGGATCTTGAATGGGGAAGCACTTCAATAGGCCCTCATCGAGAAGACTTTCTACTTACTATCAATCAAATGCCTGTCTCTCAATTCTCTAGTGAAGGGCAAAAACACAGTCTCTTAGCAATCTTACGTCTTGCTGAGTGCCTCTATCTAAAGCAAGCTCACAACGTCTCTCCTCTAGTCTGTCTAGATGATATCCATGCAGGATTAGATAATGAACGTATTGGTCAACTCCTTGACCTCGCCCCTAGTCTGGGCCAGACTGTAATCACCTCCACTCGCATTCATCAGGAGCTTCCAAAAAAGAGCCTGATCTTAAGTATCAATAATGCTCAAGTTTCTGAGCAAATTATCTAA
- the smpB gene encoding SsrA-binding protein SmpB, with translation MAEKEIVSNRRALRNYEVIETLEAGIILTGTEIKSLRDHGGNLGDAYVVISKGEGWLLNASIAPYRFGNIYNHEERRKRKLLLHRYEIRKLEGKIAQKGMTLIPLSMFFRRGYVKVRLGCCRGKKAYDKRRTIIEREKEREVAAAMKRRHH, from the coding sequence ATGGCAGAAAAAGAAATTGTTTCTAATCGCAGGGCTCTGCGTAACTATGAAGTTATAGAGACTTTAGAAGCAGGCATCATTTTGACTGGAACTGAGATCAAGTCATTGCGTGATCATGGAGGGAATCTAGGGGATGCTTATGTAGTCATTTCTAAAGGTGAGGGGTGGTTGTTGAATGCTAGTATCGCTCCGTATCGGTTTGGGAATATCTATAACCACGAAGAGCGTCGTAAGCGTAAGCTCCTTCTTCATAGATACGAAATTCGTAAATTAGAGGGTAAAATTGCTCAAAAGGGCATGACTTTGATTCCTCTGAGCATGTTTTTTCGTCGCGGCTATGTTAAGGTGCGTTTGGGTTGTTGTCGTGGGAAAAAAGCTTACGATAAGCGTCGTACGATCATAGAACGGGAAAAAGAACGTGAGGTTGCGGCTGCTATGAAGAGGCGCCATCATTGA
- a CDS encoding iron chelate uptake ABC transporter family permease subunit codes for MLNCVFSDTIFLSSFLAVTLICMTTALWGTILLISKQPLLSESLSHASYPGLLFGALMAQYVFPSQASVFWIILFGCIASIFGYGIIVFLGKVCKLHKDAALCFVLVVFFALGVILASYVKESSPTLYNRINAYLYGQAATLGFLEAALAAVVFCVSLLALWWWYRQIVVTTFDKDFAVTCGLKTILYEAMSLTFVSLVIVSGVRSVGIVLISAMFVAPSLGARQLSDRLSTILILSACFGGISGALGSYISVVFTCRAVIGQQAVFVTLPTGPLVVVCAGLLACICLLFSPKSGWVIRIFRRKHFSFLKHQEHLLKVFWHISNNYLENISVRDFVCSHKYQEYFSPRPFPRWRVWILEWQGYVKKEKDRYRLTEKGRGEALRLVRAHRLWESYLVNSLDFNKENVHELAEEMEHVLTEELDNTLTKMLNDPCYDPHEQIIPNKKKGV; via the coding sequence ATGCTCAATTGTGTTTTTTCCGATACGATTTTCTTATCTAGTTTTTTAGCTGTCACTTTGATTTGTATGACCACAGCCTTGTGGGGGACAATTCTTTTGATTAGCAAGCAGCCTCTTTTGAGTGAGAGTTTGTCTCATGCCTCATACCCTGGGCTTTTGTTTGGGGCTTTAATGGCACAATATGTTTTTCCATCTCAAGCCTCTGTTTTTTGGATTATCTTATTTGGATGTATTGCTTCGATATTCGGTTATGGAATCATTGTCTTTCTAGGGAAAGTATGTAAACTACATAAAGACGCCGCTCTTTGTTTTGTTCTTGTGGTATTTTTTGCTCTTGGAGTTATTTTAGCCAGTTATGTGAAGGAAAGCAGCCCTACACTATATAATCGAATTAATGCCTATCTCTATGGGCAAGCAGCAACTTTAGGTTTTCTTGAAGCTGCATTAGCTGCTGTAGTGTTTTGTGTTTCGTTACTTGCTTTATGGTGGTGGTATCGACAAATTGTTGTGACTACCTTTGATAAGGACTTTGCTGTTACTTGTGGTTTAAAGACTATTCTGTATGAAGCAATGAGTTTGACTTTTGTATCGCTGGTGATCGTAAGTGGTGTAAGAAGTGTAGGGATCGTTTTAATTTCTGCCATGTTTGTGGCTCCTTCTCTAGGTGCTCGTCAGCTTTCGGATCGTCTAAGTACAATTCTTATCCTTTCTGCATGCTTTGGAGGAATTAGCGGTGCTTTAGGAAGTTATATCTCTGTAGTATTCACATGCCGTGCTGTTATAGGACAACAAGCAGTTTTTGTGACATTGCCTACGGGACCTTTAGTTGTAGTTTGTGCTGGATTATTGGCATGCATATGTTTGCTTTTTTCTCCAAAATCTGGATGGGTAATTCGTATTTTCCGTAGAAAGCATTTTTCATTTTTAAAACATCAAGAACACCTTTTGAAGGTATTTTGGCATATTTCTAATAATTATTTAGAGAATATTAGTGTCCGAGATTTTGTCTGTAGTCATAAGTATCAGGAGTATTTTAGTCCTAGGCCCTTTCCTAGGTGGAGAGTTTGGATATTAGAATGGCAAGGGTATGTAAAAAAAGAAAAAGATCGTTACCGACTCACAGAAAAAGGAAGGGGTGAGGCATTAAGGTTAGTCCGTGCTCATAGGTTATGGGAGTCCTATCTTGTTAATTCTTTGGATTTTAACAAAGAAAATGTTCACGAGTTGGCTGAGGAGATGGAACATGTTCTTACTGAAGAATTAGATAACACGCTGACAAAAATGCTAAATGACCCTTGTTATGATCCTCATGAACAAATTATCCCAAATAAAAAAAAGGGGGTATAA
- the dnaN gene encoding DNA polymerase III subunit beta, whose protein sequence is MKFVVSRNELGNLIKKIQSVVPQNTPIPVLTHVLIETYNDELVFTATDLTVSTRCVAKAKVYEKGAISIPSKRFFQLVKELTEANLEISSSAGEMAQITSGSSCFRLLSMEKEDFPMLPDIQNALRFSLPAEQLKTMLQRTSFAVSREESRYVLTGVLFSIAQGIATMVGTDGKRLAKIDAEVTLDKSFAGEYIIPIKAVEEIIKMCSDEGEATIFLDQDKIAVECDNTLLISKLLSGEFPDFSPVISTESNVKLDLHREELITLLKQVALFTNESSHSVKFSFLPGELTLTANCTKVGEGKVSMAVNYSGELLEIAFNPFFFLDILKHSKDELVCLGISDSYNPGIITDSASGLFVIMPMRLHDD, encoded by the coding sequence ATGAAATTCGTTGTATCCCGAAATGAGCTAGGAAACCTTATCAAAAAAATTCAAAGTGTCGTTCCTCAAAACACACCGATTCCCGTACTCACCCACGTGCTGATTGAAACTTATAATGACGAATTAGTTTTTACTGCCACCGATTTGACAGTGAGCACACGTTGCGTTGCCAAAGCTAAAGTCTATGAAAAAGGAGCGATTTCTATCCCATCAAAGAGATTTTTTCAATTGGTTAAAGAGTTAACAGAGGCAAATTTAGAAATTTCCTCGTCCGCAGGGGAAATGGCACAAATCACTTCGGGATCTTCATGCTTTCGCCTACTGAGCATGGAAAAAGAAGACTTTCCCATGCTCCCTGATATACAAAACGCTCTGCGCTTTTCCTTACCTGCTGAGCAGCTAAAAACAATGTTACAGAGAACCTCATTTGCCGTATCGCGAGAAGAAAGCCGCTATGTTCTTACTGGAGTTCTGTTTTCTATAGCCCAGGGCATTGCTACTATGGTGGGGACTGACGGAAAACGGTTAGCAAAAATAGATGCCGAAGTTACTTTAGATAAAAGTTTTGCTGGAGAATATATTATTCCTATCAAAGCAGTAGAAGAAATTATAAAGATGTGCTCTGATGAAGGTGAAGCTACTATCTTCTTAGATCAGGATAAGATTGCCGTTGAATGTGATAACACACTCCTTATCTCAAAACTTCTCTCTGGAGAATTTCCCGATTTTTCTCCTGTCATATCTACAGAGAGTAACGTAAAACTCGATTTGCATCGAGAAGAGCTGATTACTCTACTCAAACAAGTTGCATTATTTACAAACGAGTCCTCGCACTCCGTGAAATTTTCTTTCTTACCAGGAGAACTCACTCTAACAGCAAACTGTACTAAAGTGGGTGAAGGAAAGGTAAGTATGGCTGTGAATTATTCTGGTGAACTCCTAGAAATTGCCTTTAATCCCTTTTTCTTTTTAGACATCCTGAAGCATAGTAAGGATGAATTGGTCTGCCTAGGGATCTCCGATTCCTACAATCCTGGAATCATTACAGATTCTGCCTCAGGATTATTTGTTATCATGCCTATGAGACTACATGATGATTAA